One genomic segment of Jaculus jaculus isolate mJacJac1 chromosome 2, mJacJac1.mat.Y.cur, whole genome shotgun sequence includes these proteins:
- the Akain1 gene encoding A-kinase anchor protein inhibitor 1 isoform X1, which yields MVFAPGEKPGEEPEEAKLQKTSKQIVQNAILQAVRQVSQESLRRQGEPSNIRGQGQLGGRELTKKHEKK from the coding sequence GTGAGAAGCCTGGAGAAGAGCCCGAAGAGGCAAAGCTGCAGAAGACCAGCAAACAGATTGTGCAGAATGCCATCCTGCAAGCTGTGCGACAAGTCTCCCAGGAGAGCCTGCGGAGGCAAGGCGAGCCCAGCAACATCCGGGGTCAGGGACAGCTGGGTGGAAGAGAGTTAACCAAGAAGCACGAAAAGAAGTAA
- the Akain1 gene encoding A-kinase anchor protein inhibitor 1 isoform X2, giving the protein MSLMSEKPGEEPEEAKLQKTSKQIVQNAILQAVRQVSQESLRRQGEPSNIRGQGQLGGRELTKKHEKK; this is encoded by the coding sequence GTGAGAAGCCTGGAGAAGAGCCCGAAGAGGCAAAGCTGCAGAAGACCAGCAAACAGATTGTGCAGAATGCCATCCTGCAAGCTGTGCGACAAGTCTCCCAGGAGAGCCTGCGGAGGCAAGGCGAGCCCAGCAACATCCGGGGTCAGGGACAGCTGGGTGGAAGAGAGTTAACCAAGAAGCACGAAAAGAAGTAA